The genomic region TGCCGATCTTGCCGCGGATGGACGGCTCGGCAGCGACCAGCACACCGTAGGGCGGTCCTTCGGCCGGAAGCTGCTGCAGCGCAGGCACTCCGTAGTCGGGATCGAGCAGGAACGCCGAGGCCGAGCCGCGCAGCGCCTCCACGGTGTCTGCCTTGATGTCGGTGAGATCCTGGACGCTCGGATCGGCGATACCGACTGCGGCGAACATCCGCTTCAGGGTGTTGCGCTGGTCCATCGCGATGATGGCCAGCAGGCCCTCTTCGTTCGCAATGGCGCTGAGGTCCTGGCGGGCCCGGGTGTCGGTGCTGTTCGTCATACGATGGTCTCCTCGAGTGAGCGGTCTGCGGTGGCGGTGTGTCGATCGAGATCCGCCGCTGTGGGCGCTGCGGAGAGCGGGATCGATTCGTGATCACCGGTCGGGATCCAACCGGCGGTGGCGATGCTGCGGTGGGCGAAGGCGGCGAAAGCGGTGGCACCGAAGGCGCCTGCCTGGGCCCGGTGGGTGAAACGGACGTGCGGCAGGGCGTGTTGCTTCTCCCTGCGAACCGAGGACATCCGGGTCCAGCCGCCGGCGACGACAACGGACGGAACAGCGCCGAACTCAGTGGTCATGGTGTGGAGCAGGCGGGCTCCCTCGGCGATCCCGTGCCGGATCGTCGCCAACCAGACGGCGGCCGGCGACACCTCGTCAGAGATCGCAGTGATGGACAGGACGCCGTCGTCGTTGGCGGCTCCGCGTATCTGGACGATCTCGTCGATGTCCCTGTCCGCCAGCGTGACTGCCTCGCTGTCGAGCTGGTGGCGCCGTTCGTCGTCGGTGACCCCGAGCAGCGCCAACGTGCGCCGCATCACCAGTCCTGCCTTGGTGCCGCCCAACAGATGCCAGTACCCGGGCACGGCGTGCCGCACGGCATTGACGCCACCGGCGACGAGTCGGGCGCGCTGCTCCTCGTCGACCGGCTCGGTCAGGGTGCGCAGGTAGACCTGGGCGGTGCCGAAGGAGTCGAAGACCTCGCCGGGTCCGATGGCGCAGCAGCCGACGGCCGCGACGGGATGGTCGTGGCCGGCGACGGTGAGTGCCGCTCCCCGCAGGACATCGGGGCAGTGAGCGCCGCCGGCGACACCGAGCGGGGCGCCGGCCGGGACCTGACCAGGGATCAAGGACGCATCGATCCCGATGTGCGCCAGCATCTCCGGCCACAGGGCGCCGGTACCCTGGTCGAGCAGGCCGGTCCGGGCCAGCAGCGAGGTTTCCGCCGCTGCCCGTCCGCCGAGCCGGTGGATGATCAGCTCCGGCAGGTGCAGCCACGTGCACCCGGTGAGGTCGACCCCGGAGGCGATGAGCCACAACAGTTTCGCCGCGGTGACCTGCGGCCCCAGCGGTAGGCCGGTGATGCCCGGGAAGCGGTCTGCGATCGGAACCGGAATGTCCACCAGCTGGGCCTGGCCGCGAGGATCGAACCAGGCGATCGTCGGGGCTTCGGCCGTGCCGTCGGGCCGGAGCAGCACACCGGCCTCGGCCATCCCGGTCACGGCGATCCCAGCGACCCCGACCGGACCGAAGCCGACTGTCAGAGCGTGGACGACCTCGGCGGCGAGGGCGATCACGGTGTCGGCGAGAGCAATGCCGTCGGTGTCGACGAGCCCGCCCCGATGATGGTCCCAGTGTGTGCGGCGGCTGTGCACCAACAGTTCTTCGCCGTCGAGGCTGGTGGCCAGCACCTTGGACTCGGTCGTCCCGACGTCGATGCCGAGCAGCACGGGCATGTTCATGACGTCACCGCAGTGGGGGTCTCGAGGCCGGCCCGGACCCGGACGATGCGCACCGCGCCACTCACGGACCAGTCGCCGAACGCCGCAGGGACGGCCAGCACCTGACCGCGGGTGACGTCGAGGGAGCCTTCCGGGGAGGACAGGGTGCCGGCACCGTCGAGGACGACCAGCACGCTGAAACCGGCGGCGGCGCCGACAGTTCCGCCATGGGTACTGATCTCCTCCATCCGGAAGAACGGGTCGGCGTCGGTGGGCAGCAAGGGGCGGGACGTGGTGTCGGGGTCATCGTCGGGGCGGGTCACGAGATCTCGCAGCATCGCGGGGGTGGTCGCGCGATGGTTCACCACCTGCAGGGCCAGGGGCAGACCGAGTCCGAGGTGAGACTCGTCCCGCCCGGCGGTGGTGACCGACCACTCGAGCACGATCGAGAAGTCGGTCGGTTCCTGGACCTCGACGACGAAGACACCGGCGCCGATGGCGTGCGCCGTCCCGGCGGGAACGAGGATCCCATCGCCGGGGGTGACGTCGATGCGGTTGAGTCGCGCGAGCATCCAGTCGGAATCCTGTGCGTCGACAGCGGTGGCGAGCTCTGCGGGGTCGACGTCTTCGGAAAACCCCAACCACACAGCGGATTCCGGAGCGTCTGCGGCGAGCACGTACCAGGCCTCGGTCTTGCCGTAGCAGTGGTGCAGATGATGGGCGGCGAAGGGCCGGTCGGGGTGCACGTGCACAGGCAGTCGTTGGTCGGCATCGAGCAGCTTCACCAGGATGCCGGTGTCGGTCTTGCCGGCCGGACCACCCTCGGAGTTGCCGAGCCATCCGAGCGGGTCGGCAGCGACGAGATCGGAGAACAGGCTGCCGTCGAACAGCCGGCTCTGGCCGCTGTTTGGATGACCCTCGCGGTGCACGGTGGCAGCCAGCCATTCCTCGGGCAGGAACGCGGAGTCCGGCTCGAATCCTCGCAGCTGGGCAAGGCGCGAGCCACCGCGGTAGAAGTGTTCGATGACGTTGGGAGGCAGAACGATCGGGATCATGGTGTGAGTTCTCCGGAGCCGCGGCGGATCAGGGTCAGCGGGACGAGTGTCTCGGTGGGCGGGCGGGGTTCGCTGCCGTCCTCCGCCTCGATGAGCCTGCGCAGCAGAATGTCGGCGGTCGCCTCGGCGATCCGCTCGGGAAGGTGGTCGATCACGGTGAGCGCCGGCTGGAGCAGATCACCCAGCAGCACCTCGCCGAAGCTGATGACCGCGCGGTGGGTCTGCTGGTTGCGGTGCAGCGACTGCACGGTTCCGGCAGCCCCTCGGGGATGGCAGGCGAAGAACGCCGTAGGTGGGTCCTGGAGTTGCAGCAGCGAGGTGGTCGCGGCGGCGGCATGATCGGTCTGGTCGGAATCCCAGCGCTCGAGGGCAGCATCGACCTCGATCCCGGCCTCCTCGTGGGCGGCGAGGTACCCCTCGTGACGGTCGTGGTTGGTCGGCAGCGCGCTCGAGTCCCCGACGAAGGCGATCCTGCGGTGGCCCAGGGCGATCAGATCGAGTACGGCCTGCCGGGTGGCTCCGAAGTCGTCGACCTTCACCACGTCGGTGCCGGTCACGTCGCAGGTGCGGTCGACGATCACCAGCGGGATGCCGTGCAGCACATCGGCGAGGTAGCCGTGGTCGGAGTTGGTCGGCGTCAGCACCAGCCCCGCGATGCGATGGCCGGCCAACGCCATCACCTGTTCGCGCTCCCGGTCGCCGTTTCTATTGGTGGAGGCGACCAGCACCGTGTAACCCTCCGCGGCCAGTTTCTGCTCGACGAACGCGACGATGGCGGCGAAGAACGGATCGCTCAACGAGTCGACCACGACGCCGACGGTGCGGGTGTTGCCGCTCTTGAGAGACAGCGCGTGCGAGTTGGGGACGTACTTCAGATCGCGGACTGCCGACAGCACCCGATCACGGGTGGCAGCCTTCACCTCCTCGGAGCCGTTCACCACGCGGGAGACCGTCTTGATCGACACGCCGGCCTGCTTGGCGACGTCGTAGACCGTCGCGCGGCCACTCACCGGAGCACCGCGCTCGGCTGCTGAGCGGTGACCGTGATCTGCGCCGCGAGCTGAGCGACCCGGACAGGGTCGACGCCGCCGGCCAGTTCCTGCTCACAGGAGGCTGAGGCAGTTGCCATCCCGCGGACGACCAGCGCGACGTCGTCGCTGCCGTTGCCGTTCTCCAACAACGGAGCCGCGCCGCCGACGAAGGAGTCACCGGCCCCGATCGGTGACACGACGACGGCCCGCGGCGAGGTGAACCACCAGGTGCCGTCCGCAGTGGCCAGCGCAGCGCCCGAGGAACCGGCCGTGACGACGGCCCGCACCGCACCGCGGCGGTGCAGCTCGTTCGCGGCCCGGACTGCGCGCTCCGCGATGTCGTCGCCGGTCTCGTCGACCTGCTCGGACGTGCTGCCGTCGAGCAGACCTTCGGCCTCGGACAGGTTGGGAGAGATGAGGTCCGGGCGTTGGGCCAGGGCTGCTTCCAGCGGTGCCGGTGCTGCATCGACCACGGCGGGGCAGCCTCGCTCGTGGGCCAGGGTGACCAGCTGGGCATAGCCGTCCGCGGCGACACCTGGCGGTAGCGAACCGCTGCAGACGAGCGTCTCGCCGGACCGGAGAGACGCCGCGACGGTGTCCAGCAGCGCCTGCCACTGGCGGGCGGTGATCTCCGGGCCGCGGCCGTTGACGACGGTGGTCCGGCCGTCCAGTTCGAGGAAGATCGTGGCGACCCGGACGTCGCCGTCGGCATCGACGCCCAGGATCTCGGTGCCCTCGCGGCGCAGCAGATCAGACAGGCGCGCACCGTCGTTCTGCGGCAGGAATCCGACCAGGCGGGTGCCGGTGGTGCCGGTGGCGCGGGAGGAGCGAACGACGTTGACGCCCTTACCGCCGGCGGACGTGGTGG from Nakamurella sp. A5-74 harbors:
- a CDS encoding FGGY family carbohydrate kinase gives rise to the protein MNMPVLLGIDVGTTESKVLATSLDGEELLVHSRRTHWDHHRGGLVDTDGIALADTVIALAAEVVHALTVGFGPVGVAGIAVTGMAEAGVLLRPDGTAEAPTIAWFDPRGQAQLVDIPVPIADRFPGITGLPLGPQVTAAKLLWLIASGVDLTGCTWLHLPELIIHRLGGRAAAETSLLARTGLLDQGTGALWPEMLAHIGIDASLIPGQVPAGAPLGVAGGAHCPDVLRGAALTVAGHDHPVAAVGCCAIGPGEVFDSFGTAQVYLRTLTEPVDEEQRARLVAGGVNAVRHAVPGYWHLLGGTKAGLVMRRTLALLGVTDDERRHQLDSEAVTLADRDIDEIVQIRGAANDDGVLSITAISDEVSPAAVWLATIRHGIAEGARLLHTMTTEFGAVPSVVVAGGWTRMSSVRREKQHALPHVRFTHRAQAGAFGATAFAAFAHRSIATAGWIPTGDHESIPLSAAPTAADLDRHTATADRSLEETIV
- a CDS encoding class I mannose-6-phosphate isomerase translates to MIPIVLPPNVIEHFYRGGSRLAQLRGFEPDSAFLPEEWLAATVHREGHPNSGQSRLFDGSLFSDLVAADPLGWLGNSEGGPAGKTDTGILVKLLDADQRLPVHVHPDRPFAAHHLHHCYGKTEAWYVLAADAPESAVWLGFSEDVDPAELATAVDAQDSDWMLARLNRIDVTPGDGILVPAGTAHAIGAGVFVVEVQEPTDFSIVLEWSVTTAGRDESHLGLGLPLALQVVNHRATTPAMLRDLVTRPDDDPDTTSRPLLPTDADPFFRMEEISTHGGTVGAAAGFSVLVVLDGAGTLSSPEGSLDVTRGQVLAVPAAFGDWSVSGAVRIVRVRAGLETPTAVTS
- a CDS encoding LacI family DNA-binding transcriptional regulator; protein product: MSGRATVYDVAKQAGVSIKTVSRVVNGSEEVKAATRDRVLSAVRDLKYVPNSHALSLKSGNTRTVGVVVDSLSDPFFAAIVAFVEQKLAAEGYTVLVASTNRNGDREREQVMALAGHRIAGLVLTPTNSDHGYLADVLHGIPLVIVDRTCDVTGTDVVKVDDFGATRQAVLDLIALGHRRIAFVGDSSALPTNHDRHEGYLAAHEEAGIEVDAALERWDSDQTDHAAAATTSLLQLQDPPTAFFACHPRGAAGTVQSLHRNQQTHRAVISFGEVLLGDLLQPALTVIDHLPERIAEATADILLRRLIEAEDGSEPRPPTETLVPLTLIRRGSGELTP
- a CDS encoding hexose kinase; this encodes MLVVTPNLCFDVTVRLPALVPGAVLRATRTTTSAGGKGVNVVRSSRATGTTGTRLVGFLPQNDGARLSDLLRREGTEILGVDADGDVRVATIFLELDGRTTVVNGRGPEITARQWQALLDTVAASLRSGETLVCSGSLPPGVAADGYAQLVTLAHERGCPAVVDAAPAPLEAALAQRPDLISPNLSEAEGLLDGSTSEQVDETGDDIAERAVRAANELHRRGAVRAVVTAGSSGAALATADGTWWFTSPRAVVVSPIGAGDSFVGGAAPLLENGNGSDDVALVVRGMATASASCEQELAGGVDPVRVAQLAAQITVTAQQPSAVLR